From a region of the Microbacterium sp. nov. GSS16 genome:
- a CDS encoding DUF1003 domain-containing protein: MARTSRTARLDTPGTRGVTRTQTPSRDRFGRFTEWVARAMGTPTFLTILTLFCALWIGYTMLAEQNGWWRFDSAALGFTALTLILSLQASYAAPLILLAQNRQDDRDRVQIEQDRQRAERNLADTEYLAREIVALRMALEERSNQQITRDVLRQDLKALLADLGDDERAVEGSHDAR; the protein is encoded by the coding sequence ATGGCGCGCACCTCGCGCACCGCGCGCCTCGACACCCCTGGCACCCGCGGGGTCACCCGCACACAGACGCCCTCGCGCGACCGGTTCGGCCGCTTCACCGAGTGGGTCGCCCGCGCGATGGGCACCCCGACCTTCCTCACGATCCTCACGCTCTTCTGCGCGCTCTGGATCGGATACACGATGCTGGCGGAGCAGAACGGGTGGTGGCGTTTCGACTCAGCCGCCCTCGGCTTCACCGCACTCACGCTGATCCTTTCGCTGCAGGCCTCGTACGCCGCACCGCTCATCCTGCTCGCGCAGAACCGACAGGACGACCGCGACCGCGTGCAGATCGAGCAGGATCGTCAGCGCGCCGAGCGCAACCTCGCCGACACCGAGTACCTCGCCCGCGAGATCGTCGCCCTGCGCATGGCCCTCGAAGAGCGCTCGAACCAGCAGATCACGCGCGACGTGCTGCGGCAGGACCTGAAGGCGCTGCTCGCCGACCTGGGCGACGACGAGCGCGCGGTGGAGGGCAGCCATGACGCTCGCTGA
- a CDS encoding HNH endonuclease signature motif containing protein, with amino-acid sequence MALFTDIDAQVAALRDLFGDDVTPEDLPVRMSAFGTTELVDTVTAVATLVRGVERIGIVAAGIAAKRSRRDAGQDGLAQELGHRTPAAMLQDITGVSSTEAQRQVRLGLSVLEADPSQPGGDAERDSSTQSRDLTDVSTTETPRLPWHAPLSAALLRGALSPAQHDAIQRGLGHPVDEEHDTHAAWSAAAEQLIADATARTVEELRIQSRAIRDQLDPDGAERRFAERYERRAFRLWTDADGVERGRIDFEDDGAAWVRAIRDAALRPRRGGPRFIDSAEVRRGQDLVDDPRTNDQLSYDLLFDLLRAGALADATAVFGTRQAAVRVVRVIDSAGQPISARTEDFNHSLPQSAVDHRICESGTVPVDVDPTGDPLNVGREHRLFTPKQRIALAIRDGGCRWRGCDRAASYGEAHHIDEWHRDGGRTDIDRGILLCRHHHMQLHHGGWRITRDGRDDFLLHPPGRRPAVPLPPRAALTAAWAGIDPPPKRFRPAA; translated from the coding sequence ATGGCCCTCTTCACCGACATCGACGCCCAGGTCGCTGCGCTGCGCGATCTGTTCGGCGACGATGTGACTCCGGAGGACCTGCCGGTTCGGATGTCGGCCTTCGGGACGACCGAGTTGGTCGACACGGTGACTGCTGTGGCCACACTCGTGCGCGGCGTCGAACGGATCGGCATCGTCGCGGCCGGTATCGCCGCCAAACGCTCCCGTCGCGACGCCGGTCAGGACGGGCTCGCGCAAGAACTGGGACACCGCACACCGGCCGCCATGCTGCAGGACATCACCGGAGTCAGCAGCACCGAGGCGCAACGGCAGGTGCGCCTCGGCCTTTCCGTGCTCGAGGCTGATCCGTCCCAACCCGGTGGAGATGCCGAGCGGGATTCGTCGACGCAGTCACGAGATCTGACGGATGTCTCGACAACCGAGACACCGCGACTGCCGTGGCACGCGCCGCTGTCGGCCGCTCTGCTGCGCGGCGCCCTCTCCCCCGCACAGCACGACGCCATTCAGCGCGGGCTGGGCCACCCTGTGGATGAAGAACACGACACTCACGCGGCGTGGAGCGCGGCGGCGGAGCAGCTGATCGCCGACGCCACCGCCCGCACCGTGGAGGAGTTGCGTATCCAGTCCAGGGCGATCCGCGACCAGCTCGATCCGGACGGTGCGGAGCGCCGATTCGCCGAGCGCTATGAGCGCCGCGCATTCCGACTCTGGACCGACGCGGACGGCGTGGAACGGGGTCGCATCGATTTCGAGGACGACGGTGCCGCGTGGGTGCGAGCTATCCGCGATGCGGCGCTGCGGCCGCGACGCGGAGGGCCCCGATTCATCGACTCCGCAGAGGTGCGCCGAGGACAGGACCTCGTCGACGATCCTCGTACCAACGATCAGCTCAGCTACGACCTGCTGTTCGATCTGCTGCGCGCCGGGGCGCTCGCCGACGCGACTGCTGTCTTCGGCACCCGGCAGGCGGCCGTTCGCGTCGTACGGGTGATCGACTCCGCCGGGCAGCCGATCAGCGCCCGCACGGAAGACTTCAACCACTCGCTGCCGCAGTCGGCCGTCGACCACCGCATCTGCGAGAGCGGAACTGTGCCGGTCGATGTCGACCCGACCGGCGATCCGCTCAACGTCGGGCGAGAGCACCGCCTCTTCACACCGAAGCAGCGCATCGCTCTGGCGATCAGAGATGGCGGATGCCGCTGGCGAGGTTGCGATCGCGCGGCTTCGTACGGCGAAGCCCACCACATCGACGAGTGGCACCGCGATGGTGGTCGTACCGATATCGACCGCGGAATCCTGCTCTGCAGACACCACCATATGCAGCTGCATCACGGCGGCTGGCGGATCACACGTGACGGCCGGGATGACTTCCTCCTCCACCCGCCGGGACGCCGACCAGCCGTGCCGCTTCCTCCTCGCGCAGCGCTGACAGCTGCCTGGGCCGGCATCGACCCGCCCCCGAAGCGGTTCAGACCCGCGGCCTGA
- a CDS encoding general stress protein, which translates to MSMLNRPGKGTDLGEVIASTKDYEAAQKIVSKLIAGEVPARDIAIVGEGVRTVERVTGKLGYAAAARSGATNGVLIGLLLSAVMLFGTPDAPISLFLGFLLIGVALGMIMSLVTYSIVRRRRDFASMMQMLADHYEVRVQPASLTKARGVVGPERPQTVRPPVDLSEPPRYGERVPPTGQTDSAAPRGPMSPSPQPVADPAPVADPAPGASPAPGSDPAPGSDPAPGASPAPGSDPASGSSPAPGIDPVPGSDPAPGPGSAPGPGSAPGSDPAPGSDPAPGSDPAPGSDPAPGSDPAPGSTGGPVVPPKPPLPGAEPGIDGPASPADPAPGIPAAPKPGVGSDLSNPTDPR; encoded by the coding sequence ATGAGCATGCTGAATCGACCGGGAAAAGGCACCGATCTCGGCGAGGTGATCGCCTCGACGAAGGACTACGAGGCCGCCCAGAAGATCGTCTCGAAGCTGATCGCGGGCGAGGTGCCCGCGCGTGACATCGCCATCGTCGGCGAGGGTGTGCGCACGGTCGAGCGCGTGACCGGCAAGCTCGGATACGCGGCCGCCGCGCGGTCGGGCGCGACCAACGGCGTGCTGATCGGTCTGCTGCTGTCGGCTGTGATGCTGTTCGGCACCCCGGATGCCCCGATCTCGCTCTTCCTCGGCTTTCTGCTCATCGGTGTGGCGCTGGGCATGATCATGAGCCTGGTGACGTACTCGATCGTGCGCCGTCGTCGCGACTTCGCGAGCATGATGCAGATGCTCGCCGACCACTACGAGGTGCGGGTGCAGCCGGCGTCGCTGACGAAGGCGCGAGGCGTCGTGGGACCCGAGCGGCCGCAGACGGTTCGTCCGCCGGTCGACCTCAGCGAGCCGCCGCGGTACGGCGAGCGCGTTCCGCCGACGGGGCAGACCGATTCCGCTGCTCCGCGTGGACCGATGTCTCCGTCGCCGCAGCCTGTCGCTGATCCTGCTCCCGTCGCTGATCCTGCGCCTGGTGCGTCTCCTGCGCCGGGTTCGGATCCCGCCCCTGGTTCAGATCCGGCGCCCGGTGCGTCTCCTGCGCCGGGTTCGGATCCCGCCTCTGGTTCTTCTCCTGCTCCGGGCATCGACCCCGTTCCCGGGTCCGACCCCGCTCCTGGTCCGGGCTCTGCTCCCGGTCCGGGCTCTGCTCCCGGATCCGACCCTGCTCCCGGATCCGACCCTGCTCCCGGATCCGACCCTGCTCCCGGATCCGACCCTGCTCCCGGATCCGACCCTGCTCCCGGCTCGACCGGCGGGCCGGTCGTTCCTCCGAAGCCGCCCCTCCCTGGGGCGGAGCCCGGCATCGACGGACCCGCCAGCCCGGCTGATCCGGCTCCGGGCATCCCCGCGGCGCCGAAGCCCGGAGTCGGCAGCGACCTGTCGAATCCGACCGACCCGCGATGA
- a CDS encoding magnesium transporter, translated as MSTQRVFVARLAGCAVFDPVGDRLGKVRDVVIVYRKTASPRVIGLVIEIPGRRHVFLSIGRVTSIRAGQVISTGLINVRRFQPRPGEVRVVAEFLGRRVSLVDGGTTAVVEDVAIEQDRHGEWGITQLFLRKAKTSASPFAKGPTTFAAWNEVAELREPGEAQSAEQLVATYSELHAADLATTLLDLPQERRIEVAEELPDERLADALEEMPEDDQVGILDRLGDERAADVLDEMEPDDAADLLAQLPPERLEHLLTLMDPEEAEDVRNLLRYGADTAGGLMTPEPIILSADATVAEALALIRRHELHPALAAAVFVTLPPFETPTGRLLGVVHFQKMLRYPPHERLGAILDESVEPVAVTASAAEVARMLASYDLVSLPVIDSAHRLVGAISVDDVLDYLLPDDWRTHDADEPTAGAR; from the coding sequence GTGAGCACACAACGGGTCTTCGTCGCACGTCTGGCAGGATGCGCCGTCTTCGACCCCGTGGGCGATCGACTCGGCAAGGTGCGCGACGTCGTCATCGTGTACCGCAAGACGGCCTCCCCGCGCGTGATCGGGCTCGTCATCGAGATCCCCGGACGCCGGCACGTGTTCCTCTCGATAGGCCGGGTGACGTCGATCCGAGCGGGTCAGGTCATCAGCACCGGTCTGATCAACGTGCGCCGCTTCCAGCCGCGCCCCGGCGAGGTGCGCGTCGTCGCCGAGTTCCTCGGCCGCCGGGTCAGCCTCGTCGACGGCGGAACCACGGCCGTCGTAGAGGACGTCGCGATCGAGCAGGATCGCCACGGCGAATGGGGCATCACCCAGCTGTTCCTGCGCAAGGCGAAGACGAGCGCATCGCCCTTCGCCAAGGGGCCGACCACATTCGCGGCATGGAACGAGGTCGCCGAGCTGCGAGAGCCGGGAGAAGCCCAGTCCGCCGAGCAGCTCGTCGCCACCTACTCCGAGCTGCACGCCGCCGACCTCGCCACCACCCTGCTCGACCTCCCGCAGGAGCGCCGCATCGAGGTCGCCGAGGAGCTGCCCGACGAGCGGCTCGCCGACGCGCTCGAGGAGATGCCCGAAGACGACCAGGTCGGCATCCTCGATCGGCTGGGCGACGAACGCGCCGCCGACGTGCTCGACGAGATGGAGCCCGACGACGCGGCCGACCTGCTCGCCCAGCTGCCCCCGGAACGACTCGAGCACCTGCTCACCCTGATGGACCCGGAGGAGGCGGAGGACGTCAGGAATCTGCTGCGCTACGGCGCCGACACCGCCGGCGGTCTGATGACCCCCGAGCCGATCATCCTGTCGGCCGACGCGACCGTCGCCGAGGCGCTGGCGCTCATCCGACGCCACGAGCTGCACCCGGCCTTGGCCGCGGCCGTGTTCGTCACGCTGCCGCCCTTCGAGACGCCGACGGGGCGGCTGCTCGGCGTCGTGCACTTCCAGAAGATGCTGCGCTATCCCCCGCACGAGCGGCTCGGGGCGATCCTCGACGAGTCCGTCGAGCCCGTCGCCGTCACCGCCTCGGCGGCCGAGGTCGCGCGCATGCTCGCCAGCTACGACCTCGTCTCGCTGCCCGTGATCGACAGCGCGCATCGTCTGGTGGGCGCGATCAGCGTCGACGACGTGCTCGACTACCTGCTGCCCGATGACTGGCGAACCCACGACGCCGACGAGCCGACGGCGGGCGCCCGATGA
- a CDS encoding aminopeptidase P family protein: MTSADTDAAVETPAETVAAEKNPRKQPFPRGFLDTISTGWADRPESMPAARAQAPYAAARRAKVSAAFPGKRLVVPAGSFKQRSNDTDYPFRAHSAFVHLTGWANESEPDSLLVFEPTENGHDITLYFRERADRTTSEFYSDATIGEFWIGPRPSLAGVAADLDVATAHVDSFVAGDDDLVVDADEELTRFVSELRLVKDEFEVAEMRHAVAVTASGFDDIIRDFDRAVAHPRGERIVEGVFHQRARSDGHWEGYDTIAASGHHACYLHWTRNDGAVVPGDLILIDAGVEVDSQYTADITRTLPVNGTFSEVQRRVYEVVLEAADAAFAAAKPGVKFRSVHEAAMEVIATRTAEWGVLPVSAEEALDADKGGQHRRYMVHGTSHHLGIDVHDCAQARREMYYDGVLEEGMVFTIEPGLYFQIDDLTVPEELRGIGVRIEDDILMTADGAVNLSADIPRTTDDVEAWIARLKG, translated from the coding sequence ATGACCAGCGCAGACACCGACGCCGCCGTCGAGACCCCCGCCGAGACTGTCGCAGCGGAGAAGAACCCCCGCAAGCAGCCGTTCCCCCGAGGATTCCTCGACACCATCTCGACCGGGTGGGCCGATCGCCCCGAGTCCATGCCCGCCGCACGCGCCCAGGCGCCGTACGCCGCCGCTCGCCGCGCCAAGGTGTCGGCGGCCTTCCCCGGCAAGCGCCTCGTCGTGCCGGCCGGATCGTTCAAGCAGCGCAGCAACGACACCGACTACCCGTTCCGCGCGCACTCGGCCTTCGTGCATCTGACCGGATGGGCGAACGAGTCCGAGCCCGATTCGCTGCTCGTCTTCGAGCCGACCGAGAACGGCCACGACATCACCCTCTACTTCCGCGAGCGCGCCGACCGCACCACCAGCGAGTTCTACTCGGATGCCACGATCGGCGAGTTCTGGATCGGGCCGCGCCCGTCGCTCGCCGGCGTCGCCGCCGACCTCGACGTCGCGACCGCTCACGTCGACTCCTTCGTCGCCGGAGACGATGACCTCGTCGTCGACGCCGACGAGGAGCTCACCCGCTTCGTCTCCGAGCTGCGTCTCGTGAAGGACGAGTTCGAGGTCGCCGAGATGCGCCACGCGGTGGCCGTCACGGCATCCGGATTCGACGACATCATCCGCGACTTCGACCGCGCCGTGGCCCACCCTCGCGGGGAGCGGATCGTCGAGGGCGTGTTCCACCAGCGCGCCCGCAGCGACGGGCACTGGGAGGGCTACGACACCATCGCCGCATCGGGCCACCACGCGTGCTACCTGCACTGGACGCGCAACGACGGCGCGGTGGTGCCGGGAGACCTGATCCTCATCGACGCCGGCGTCGAGGTCGACAGCCAGTACACCGCCGACATCACCCGCACCCTGCCGGTGAACGGAACCTTCTCAGAGGTGCAGCGCCGCGTGTACGAGGTCGTGCTCGAGGCCGCGGACGCCGCATTCGCCGCGGCGAAGCCGGGCGTGAAGTTCCGCAGCGTGCACGAAGCCGCGATGGAGGTCATCGCCACGCGCACCGCCGAATGGGGCGTGCTGCCTGTGTCGGCCGAAGAGGCTCTCGACGCCGACAAGGGCGGCCAGCACCGTCGGTACATGGTGCACGGCACCTCGCACCACCTCGGCATCGACGTGCACGACTGCGCACAGGCGCGGCGGGAGATGTACTACGACGGCGTGCTCGAAGAGGGCATGGTCTTCACGATCGAGCCGGGCCTGTACTTCCAGATCGACGATCTCACCGTGCCCGAAGAGCTGCGAGGCATCGGTGTGCGCATCGAGGACGACATCCTGATGACGGCCGACGGTGCCGTGAACCTCTCGGCTGACATCCCCCGCACGACGGACGACGTCGAGGCGTGGATCGCGCGGCTGAAGGGCTGA
- a CDS encoding twin-arginine translocase TatA/TatE family subunit, whose translation MELGLTFDKLLLIGLVAVIIIGPERLPKAAESFAKFVRRAGEYLRDTKSRMRDELGPEIDEVDWRKLDPRQYDPRRIIRDALFEEPEFEAKPVSTTTAVATDPVAPVRPRMTRTYFSRQTPPPFDVEAT comes from the coding sequence ATGGAACTGGGGTTGACCTTCGACAAGCTGCTGCTGATCGGGCTTGTCGCTGTCATCATCATCGGCCCCGAGCGTCTGCCGAAGGCCGCGGAGTCGTTTGCCAAGTTCGTGCGCCGCGCGGGGGAGTACCTCCGCGACACCAAGAGCAGGATGCGTGATGAGCTGGGTCCGGAGATCGACGAGGTCGACTGGCGCAAGCTGGACCCGCGCCAGTACGACCCGCGACGGATCATCCGCGACGCGCTGTTCGAAGAGCCGGAGTTCGAGGCGAAGCCGGTCTCGACGACCACCGCCGTCGCGACCGACCCGGTCGCCCCGGTGCGGCCGCGGATGACGAGGACGTACTTCTCCCGACAGACTCCGCCGCCGTTCGATGTCGAGGCCACCTGA
- a CDS encoding alpha/beta hydrolase family protein, producing MSVAVDLPSGAASVTTAWEEPDGESRGVIAIAHGAGAGMDHPFLVGFAAALRDAGFTTLRFNFPYVEAGRRMPGPAAHAVLTWRAVVASIRSERPEAGIWACGKSYGGRMASMAVADGLDVDGLVYLGYPLHPPGRPEKPRVEHLPAVHAPQLFVEGTNDPFVQPLSQLEGAVASCRDARITWIDGGGHSFEVKGVKRTADVVGAGLAPLVVAFIDEVERH from the coding sequence ATGTCCGTAGCGGTGGATCTGCCGTCCGGCGCAGCGTCGGTGACGACGGCGTGGGAGGAGCCGGATGGCGAGTCGCGCGGTGTCATCGCGATCGCGCACGGCGCCGGTGCGGGCATGGATCATCCCTTCCTGGTCGGATTCGCCGCGGCGCTGCGTGACGCGGGGTTCACGACTCTGAGATTCAACTTCCCCTACGTGGAGGCGGGTCGGCGGATGCCCGGCCCCGCCGCGCACGCCGTGCTCACCTGGCGAGCCGTGGTGGCGTCGATCCGTTCCGAGCGCCCCGAGGCCGGGATCTGGGCGTGCGGCAAGTCGTACGGCGGCAGGATGGCGTCGATGGCTGTCGCGGACGGTCTCGACGTGGATGGGCTCGTGTACCTCGGGTACCCGCTGCATCCGCCCGGCAGGCCGGAGAAGCCGAGGGTCGAGCATCTGCCCGCCGTGCATGCGCCCCAGCTGTTCGTGGAGGGCACGAACGACCCGTTCGTGCAGCCGCTGTCGCAGCTGGAGGGGGCTGTGGCGTCGTGTCGGGATGCCCGGATCACGTGGATCGACGGTGGTGGGCACTCGTTCGAGGTCAAGGGCGTCAAGCGGACGGCTGACGTCGTCGGCGCGGGTCTGGCGCCGTTGGTGGTGGCGTTCATCGACGAGGTCGAGCGCCACTGA
- a CDS encoding DUF3117 domain-containing protein, which produces MAAMKPRTGDGPMEAVKEGRLIIVRVPLEGGGRLVVSVNDAEAKELHDVLGAVVSA; this is translated from the coding sequence ATGGCAGCGATGAAGCCGAGGACCGGCGACGGACCGATGGAGGCCGTGAAGGAGGGGCGACTCATCATCGTGCGGGTGCCGCTCGAGGGCGGCGGCCGTCTGGTCGTCTCCGTGAACGACGCAGAGGCGAAGGAGCTTCACGACGTGCTGGGCGCCGTCGTGAGCGCCTGA
- a CDS encoding O-methyltransferase → MSEHDANARFARETIVEPAAIARARAHALELGAAPISAAVGAQCAVLAAASAARSVLEIGTGAGVSGLWLLRGAPQAVLTTIDNEREHLAAARQAFADARVPAARGRFITGRASDVLPRMNEGAYDIVFIDADPENVIEYVEHGLRLVRTGGLVLVPRVLQGGRVADPVQRDAVTSAYRSLVQETQESQAVLAALSTVGEGLLQLARIAE, encoded by the coding sequence ATGAGCGAGCACGACGCGAACGCCCGATTCGCGCGAGAGACCATCGTGGAGCCCGCCGCGATCGCACGCGCGCGCGCCCACGCCCTGGAGCTCGGAGCCGCCCCGATCAGCGCCGCCGTGGGAGCGCAGTGCGCGGTGCTGGCCGCCGCGAGCGCCGCCCGGTCGGTCCTCGAGATCGGCACCGGCGCCGGAGTCTCCGGCCTGTGGCTGCTGCGCGGAGCACCGCAGGCGGTGCTCACGACCATCGACAACGAGCGCGAGCATCTCGCCGCCGCTCGCCAGGCGTTCGCCGACGCCCGGGTGCCCGCCGCCCGCGGTCGCTTCATCACCGGCCGCGCGTCCGACGTGCTGCCGCGCATGAACGAGGGCGCCTACGACATCGTCTTCATCGACGCCGACCCCGAGAACGTCATCGAGTACGTCGAGCACGGCCTGCGCCTCGTGCGCACCGGCGGGCTGGTTCTCGTGCCGCGGGTGCTGCAGGGCGGCCGCGTGGCCGACCCCGTGCAGCGCGACGCGGTCACCAGCGCGTACCGTTCGCTGGTGCAGGAGACGCAGGAGTCGCAGGCGGTGCTGGCCGCCCTCTCCACCGTCGGCGAGGGGCTGCTGCAGCTCGCCCGCATCGCCGAGTAG
- a CDS encoding Mrp/NBP35 family ATP-binding protein, with protein MTLADRVRAAVAAVTDPELRRPIGDLDMVRDIDVDGTTARVGIVLTIVGCPAAQRIEQDVRDAAASVPGIADVTVEVGVMTPDERRALTEKLRDGRPARQMPFGPDSLTRVILVSSGKGGVGKSTVTANLAVALARQGLRVGLVDADVHGFSIPGLLGIAPGTQPTRIDDLMLPPVAHDVKTVSIGMFLRDGEAVVAWRGPMLHRTVQQFLTDVFFGDLDVLLIDMPPGTGDIAISIGQILPHAEVLVVTTPQPAAADVAIRSGLVARQTGQRVIGVIENMAAFALPDGTLLDLFGAGGGAEVARALSADGDEVPLLASIPLSPALRRGGDQGVPVVLGEPDDIAARAIDDVAQRIAHRGRGLSGRSLPLRLS; from the coding sequence ATGACGCTCGCTGACCGCGTGCGTGCGGCGGTCGCCGCCGTCACCGACCCCGAGCTGCGACGCCCGATCGGCGACCTCGACATGGTGCGCGACATCGACGTCGACGGAACGACGGCGCGGGTCGGGATCGTGCTCACGATCGTCGGATGCCCGGCCGCCCAGCGCATCGAGCAGGACGTCAGGGATGCCGCAGCTTCCGTCCCCGGGATCGCCGACGTCACCGTCGAGGTCGGCGTGATGACCCCGGACGAGCGGCGAGCGCTCACCGAGAAGCTGCGCGACGGTCGTCCTGCCCGGCAGATGCCGTTCGGGCCGGACTCGCTGACGCGGGTGATCCTCGTCTCGAGCGGGAAGGGCGGCGTCGGCAAGTCCACCGTCACCGCGAACCTCGCCGTCGCACTAGCCCGCCAGGGGCTGCGGGTCGGACTGGTGGATGCCGACGTGCACGGCTTCTCGATCCCGGGGCTGCTCGGCATCGCGCCGGGCACTCAGCCCACCCGAATCGACGACCTGATGCTTCCGCCTGTCGCCCACGACGTGAAGACCGTGTCGATCGGCATGTTCCTGCGCGACGGCGAAGCCGTGGTCGCGTGGCGCGGACCGATGCTGCACCGCACCGTGCAGCAGTTCCTCACCGACGTGTTCTTCGGCGACCTCGACGTGCTGCTCATCGACATGCCCCCAGGCACCGGAGACATCGCGATCTCGATCGGGCAGATCCTGCCGCACGCCGAGGTGCTGGTCGTCACCACCCCGCAGCCGGCCGCGGCTGACGTCGCGATCCGCAGCGGCCTCGTAGCCAGGCAGACCGGTCAGCGGGTGATCGGCGTGATCGAGAACATGGCCGCGTTCGCCCTTCCCGACGGAACCCTGCTCGACCTGTTCGGCGCGGGCGGTGGAGCCGAGGTCGCCCGCGCGCTCAGCGCCGACGGCGATGAGGTTCCGCTGCTGGCATCCATCCCGCTCAGCCCGGCGCTGCGCCGCGGCGGCGACCAGGGCGTCCCGGTCGTGCTCGGCGAGCCCGACGACATCGCGGCGCGTGCGATCGACGACGTCGCGCAGCGGATCGCCCACCGGGGGCGAGGCCTCTCGGGCCGATCCCTTCCCCTTCGGCTCAGCTGA
- a CDS encoding endonuclease/exonuclease/phosphatase family protein, with translation MLRLVGILLTVLFAIATAILVWPQFFHLELTFPITQIIASRAALGAAFLGVALVSALLLFARPMRGFAASILILSLIGAGSIGVIGAMRGYGSDSLPQKTDEAVRVLSWNTAGAAVSAETIAGVITDRQIDFVALPETSEEVGEQIAIMMRDAGRPMWVHHVNIHPDVPDGPQAWQTTILISADLGAYSVIDSSRDGSSNTGSVPSAVAMPVDGTGPTIVAVHAVAPREDAMSQWRSDLEWIADQCPEGEFILAGDFNATLDHMASFGSEGGTMGRCVDAAASTGNGMIGTWPADLPRLAGAPIDHIMSSPEWKATGTLVLEESGGSDHRAVIAQLERAGR, from the coding sequence ATGCTACGACTCGTCGGAATCCTCCTCACCGTGCTGTTCGCCATCGCGACGGCGATTCTGGTGTGGCCGCAGTTCTTCCACCTCGAGCTGACCTTCCCGATCACCCAGATCATCGCCTCCAGGGCAGCGCTCGGCGCCGCGTTCCTGGGCGTCGCGCTGGTCTCCGCGCTGCTGCTCTTCGCGCGGCCGATGCGCGGCTTCGCGGCCTCGATCCTCATCCTGTCGCTGATCGGAGCAGGATCCATCGGCGTGATCGGCGCCATGCGCGGATACGGCTCCGACTCCCTGCCGCAGAAGACCGATGAGGCGGTGCGCGTGCTGTCGTGGAACACGGCGGGTGCGGCAGTGTCGGCCGAGACGATCGCGGGGGTGATCACCGATCGGCAGATCGACTTCGTGGCGCTGCCCGAGACGTCTGAAGAGGTCGGCGAGCAGATCGCCATCATGATGCGCGACGCGGGCCGTCCGATGTGGGTGCACCATGTCAACATCCATCCCGACGTGCCCGACGGCCCGCAGGCCTGGCAGACGACGATCCTGATCTCGGCCGATCTCGGGGCGTACTCGGTGATCGACTCGTCGCGAGACGGCTCGAGCAACACCGGGTCCGTGCCGAGTGCGGTGGCGATGCCGGTCGACGGCACCGGTCCGACCATCGTCGCCGTGCACGCCGTGGCCCCCCGAGAAGACGCCATGTCGCAGTGGCGATCGGATCTGGAGTGGATCGCCGACCAGTGCCCGGAGGGCGAGTTCATCCTCGCCGGCGACTTCAACGCGACCCTCGATCACATGGCGTCGTTCGGCTCGGAGGGCGGCACCATGGGCCGCTGCGTGGATGCCGCGGCCAGCACCGGCAACGGCATGATCGGCACATGGCCCGCTGACCTCCCGCGCCTGGCCGGCGCTCCGATCGACCACATCATGTCGAGCCCGGAGTGGAAGGCCACCGGAACCCTCGTGCTCGAGGAGTCGGGCGGCAGCGACCACCGGGCGGTCATCGCACAGCTGGAGCGGGCCGGCCGGTAG